A part of Deinococcus sp. QL22 genomic DNA contains:
- a CDS encoding Mov34/MPN/PAD-1 family protein: MSAAQVRTLLRLCTAALPNETGGILAGHYTARHEMAHVRAVLPAPADSLIGRSTFERGTTGTRAWLDQLWRERGLYYLGEWHSHPHASPDPSPQDRQTMRNKSLIQAYACPEPLLLIIGGDPQGQWQAATWVFPQWEPNVELMREERTSARPTEETA, translated from the coding sequence ATGAGTGCCGCTCAGGTGCGCACCCTCCTCCGTCTCTGCACGGCTGCACTACCTAACGAGACTGGCGGCATCCTAGCCGGTCATTACACGGCCCGCCACGAGATGGCCCATGTCCGCGCCGTCCTGCCTGCTCCGGCAGACTCCCTAATCGGCCGCTCGACGTTTGAGCGAGGCACAACGGGGACCCGAGCGTGGCTTGACCAGTTGTGGCGCGAGCGTGGGCTGTATTACTTGGGAGAATGGCACTCTCACCCTCACGCTTCGCCTGATCCAAGCCCACAGGACCGGCAGACCATGCGAAATAAGAGCCTCATTCAGGCCTACGCCTGCCCTGAACCACTGCTCCTCATCATTGGCGGAGACCCTCAGGGCCAGTGGCAGGCCGCGACATGGGTCTTTCCACAGTGGGAACCTAACGTGGAGCTGATGCGAGAGGAGAGAACTTCCGCCCGGCCGACAGAGGAAACCGCGTGA